A single region of the Novipirellula aureliae genome encodes:
- a CDS encoding ATP-binding cassette domain-containing protein, translated as MNLLSLDDLTIGFRGPSLLDSVSAKIDSGQRIGLLGRNGAGKTTLMRMLTGDVVPDHGSITIRPGTVITRLSQNVPRGWTGTVRTIVLGDDYDPHDHDEAWKLEHAVDSTLSRMELDPDIEFETLSSGMKRRVLLAKAISRSPDLLLLDEPTNHLDIESIVWLENFLSRWEKTLLFVTHDRSFLQNLAKRIWEIDRGRLFDWSCDYKTFLERKEQLLAAEEKQNALFDKKLAEEEAWIRQGIKARRTRNEGRVRALEAMRLVRGERRKNEGKAKLNLQDAQRSGALVAELKHVSFAYGERPIMNDFSTTIMRGDKLGIIGPNGVGKSTLLKLLLGKLEPNEGKVRLGTNLSIAYFDQLRDTLDPEKTVEENVGDGSDRIQIGDKTKHIIGYLQDFLFTPERVRTQVKFLSGGERNRVLLAKLMTQPANVIVLDEPTNDLDAETLEMLEDELVEFAGTVLMVSHDRTFLNNVVSSTIVFEEDGVNEYVGGYDDWRATIERRKASESEPEAKKNKPKLASKSNNDKAADSVKPPAKKLSFKEKFELEKLPAKIETLEQEIESLHQTMADPTFYQQAGPEIAVVNSKLSRAEDELAKAFARWEELEG; from the coding sequence ATGAACCTTCTATCTCTTGATGATTTGACAATTGGCTTTCGCGGGCCATCTTTACTCGACTCGGTTTCTGCAAAAATTGATTCCGGGCAACGCATCGGCTTGCTTGGACGCAATGGAGCTGGCAAAACGACGTTGATGCGCATGCTGACGGGCGACGTCGTGCCCGACCATGGGTCGATTACAATCCGTCCGGGAACGGTCATTACTCGACTTTCTCAGAACGTCCCTCGCGGTTGGACGGGCACCGTACGAACGATTGTGCTCGGCGACGATTACGATCCGCACGATCATGACGAGGCTTGGAAACTAGAACACGCCGTCGATTCGACGTTGTCGCGAATGGAGCTAGATCCCGATATCGAGTTTGAGACGCTCTCGAGTGGAATGAAACGGCGAGTCTTGCTCGCCAAGGCAATTTCTCGCAGCCCCGACCTTCTGCTTCTGGATGAGCCCACCAACCATTTGGATATCGAATCGATTGTTTGGCTCGAGAATTTTCTCAGCCGCTGGGAAAAAACACTACTCTTCGTCACTCACGATCGCTCGTTTTTGCAGAATCTGGCCAAACGGATTTGGGAGATTGATCGAGGACGGTTGTTCGATTGGTCATGCGACTACAAAACGTTTCTCGAACGAAAAGAACAACTGCTTGCTGCTGAGGAGAAGCAGAACGCACTGTTCGATAAGAAACTCGCGGAAGAAGAGGCCTGGATTCGCCAAGGAATCAAGGCCCGACGAACACGAAACGAGGGCCGTGTTCGAGCGCTCGAAGCGATGCGTCTGGTTCGAGGCGAACGACGAAAAAACGAGGGAAAAGCAAAACTCAATCTGCAAGATGCCCAGCGAAGTGGCGCCTTAGTTGCCGAGCTAAAGCATGTCTCGTTCGCCTACGGCGAGCGTCCGATCATGAACGACTTCTCGACCACGATCATGCGCGGCGACAAATTGGGAATCATCGGCCCGAACGGTGTCGGAAAGTCGACGCTGCTGAAATTGTTGCTCGGTAAACTGGAACCGAACGAAGGCAAAGTCCGCCTGGGAACCAACTTGTCAATCGCCTATTTTGACCAACTCCGCGATACGCTTGATCCCGAAAAAACCGTCGAAGAAAATGTCGGCGATGGGAGCGACCGAATCCAAATCGGGGACAAGACCAAACACATCATCGGCTATCTACAAGACTTCTTGTTCACACCCGAACGCGTTCGAACCCAAGTCAAGTTTTTGTCGGGTGGGGAACGCAATCGTGTGCTGCTAGCAAAACTGATGACTCAGCCAGCCAACGTGATCGTGCTCGACGAACCGACGAACGATCTTGATGCGGAAACACTCGAAATGCTGGAAGACGAATTGGTCGAGTTCGCAGGAACGGTGTTGATGGTTAGCCACGATCGAACGTTCCTGAATAACGTCGTCAGTAGTACAATTGTGTTTGAAGAAGATGGAGTCAACGAATACGTTGGCGGTTACGACGATTGGCGTGCAACCATCGAACGACGCAAAGCAAGCGAATCGGAGCCCGAAGCGAAAAAGAACAAGCCAAAATTGGCATCGAAATCGAACAACGACAAGGCGGCGGATTCAGTGAAGCCGCCAGCGAAGAAACTGTCGTTTAAAGAAAAATTCGAGTTGGAAAAACTGCCAGCAAAGATCGAGACACTCGAGCAAGAGATCGAAAGCCTCCACCAAACGATGGCTGACCCCACATTTTATCAGCAAGCAGGACCCGAGATTGCAGTCGTGAATTCAAAGTTGTCACGCGCAGAGGACGAGTTAGCCAAGGCATTTGCCCGTTGGGAAGAGTTAGAGGGTTGA
- a CDS encoding DUF4405 domain-containing protein, with amino-acid sequence MKFKTKGFTSILLSMLFTVVAVSGVVLYVAPRGRTANWTGWTMLGLDKHTWGSLHINVCLFFVVGVGLHLVFNWKVLWSYVKKRSAGMNLKLEMITAMLLTVLVTAGTIMHAPILTATANWNEWIKDYWEGRSESGPAPHAEEFTVSQFATRIGLSVDEVETALSDEGIVVTSRDSTIADLAEQNNMVPKQIFSTLQMHYPEIADSIGNEPSTGQGQGMGQGQGMGQGRGMGQGRGMGQGMGQGQGTGQGRGMGQGRGMGQGQGAGQGRGMGQGRELNEPSAP; translated from the coding sequence ATGAAGTTCAAAACAAAAGGGTTTACGTCGATTCTTTTGTCGATGCTGTTCACGGTTGTCGCTGTTTCTGGGGTCGTGCTCTATGTGGCGCCTCGAGGTCGAACGGCGAATTGGACGGGATGGACAATGCTTGGGCTCGACAAGCATACCTGGGGTTCGCTGCACATCAACGTTTGCCTGTTCTTCGTTGTGGGTGTTGGGTTGCACCTCGTTTTCAACTGGAAAGTGCTTTGGAGTTACGTCAAGAAACGAAGCGCAGGGATGAATCTTAAGCTCGAAATGATTACTGCGATGCTACTCACGGTCTTGGTTACGGCAGGAACAATTATGCATGCCCCCATCCTAACTGCGACCGCGAATTGGAATGAATGGATCAAGGATTATTGGGAAGGCCGATCAGAGAGTGGACCCGCACCCCATGCGGAGGAATTTACCGTATCCCAATTTGCCACCCGTATTGGGTTGTCGGTCGACGAGGTCGAGACGGCACTCAGCGATGAAGGGATCGTTGTGACAAGCCGAGATTCAACGATTGCTGACTTGGCGGAGCAAAATAACATGGTCCCAAAACAAATTTTTTCGACCCTGCAAATGCATTATCCCGAGATCGCAGACTCGATCGGTAATGAGCCATCAACCGGACAAGGTCAGGGCATGGGACAAGGTCAGGGCATGGGACAAGGACGCGGTATGGGACAAGGACGCGGTATGGGACAAGGCATGGGGCAAGGTCAGGGTACGGGGCAAGGACGAGGCATGGGGCAAGGACGAGGCATGGGGCAAGGTCAGGGTGCGGGGCAAGGACGCGGCATGGGACAAGGGCGTGAACTCAACGAGCCGTCAGCGCCGTAA
- a CDS encoding class I SAM-dependent methyltransferase, which translates to MATIENWYDYPQYFDMVFRDETAAEIEFFEAAFDRFLPNKPVRLLEPGCGSGRLVVALARRGYSVTGVDLSQPMLDYLRKRLARQKLTAQVVLGDMRKMSFRSRFDAAFCTFNTFRHLTTEADAIAHLNNVADQLHAGGIYILGLHCIPLDAEEESTERWTAAHGGTKVHVTLRVIEFNRKKRIETLRASIKAETRSGKVHRVRSEFPLRLYTIRQFKSLIKKVANRLELLQAFDFDYDIDHPRTLDDDLTDAVFVLRKRA; encoded by the coding sequence ATGGCAACGATCGAGAATTGGTACGATTACCCTCAGTATTTCGACATGGTTTTCCGTGACGAAACGGCAGCGGAGATCGAGTTTTTTGAAGCAGCATTCGACCGTTTTCTACCCAACAAACCGGTTCGACTACTCGAACCTGGATGCGGCAGCGGTCGGCTGGTTGTGGCGCTGGCGCGTCGTGGATATTCGGTTACCGGCGTCGACCTTAGCCAGCCGATGCTCGACTACCTTCGCAAACGGTTAGCTCGGCAAAAATTGACGGCGCAGGTGGTCCTCGGTGATATGAGGAAAATGAGTTTTCGCAGCAGGTTTGATGCTGCGTTTTGTACCTTCAACACCTTTCGCCATCTGACCACCGAAGCGGATGCGATCGCACACCTAAATAACGTTGCCGATCAATTGCACGCTGGCGGCATCTATATCCTCGGTCTGCACTGTATCCCGCTGGATGCGGAAGAGGAGAGCACGGAGCGATGGACCGCCGCACATGGTGGGACCAAGGTACATGTAACCTTGAGAGTGATCGAATTTAATCGCAAGAAGCGAATCGAAACGCTCAGAGCAAGTATCAAAGCAGAAACGCGAAGTGGGAAGGTTCACCGAGTGCGCAGTGAATTCCCACTTCGGTTGTACACGATTCGCCAATTCAAAAGTTTGATAAAAAAGGTAGCGAATCGACTAGAGTTGCTGCAAGCATTTGACTTCGATTACGACATTGACCACCCGCGGACGTTGGACGATGACCTGACCGACGCCGTGTTCGTTCTCAGAAAACGAGCCTGA
- a CDS encoding mechanosensitive ion channel domain-containing protein: protein MLNKLLMCKEHCFGSSCSDRLSLAFALFVGFFVASSAWGEGPTLQAVSDAQSLSIEQVERAIAKTKESKDIDEATRSQMLDNFTAALNNLKSAAEHEAKEATLIAETQTVAARLEQLKKRRSELKDKQPAVDPKLTLAELEQLLPQTELQLSSQKKARQAAESELQLRAQRRKDIPARIVAIGERVTNTESQLQILASADADAGSASFATRLVTRRLTLVKELPALEAELAKYDAEESADLIRSKIDLANAEIGYTEKTIASLQARINEARELAAEESVRKARYEAIAAAPALQAYAEQNQELAEKAKRVTEDLAAAQRDLKSAVEVHEALVNQFRVTRNKVDLVGLTSSVGTLLRKQRTSLPDVSERREAVAMRQPLINDIQYELLEYEDLRSEVAEPQKLLATIVEDSGSIGSLDQALLESAAQELLSRKGEYLDTLIRNSSQYFHAMIELDLTDQQIIKQAAEYENYIDERVLWIRSGRSLLSGLQFNPSDAWLISPKKWSEVGTALVVDIQKRMGLYLICLIPIALLFFKRRSIRSRIRSLGETTERANCKSITPTIQTIFLTNLVSLEWSALLGFFGWRLFENPLQSEFASAIGSGLLCVSLLWFATEILRQACRPMGLGESHFGWSEHSTRTLRRGLRTFATFAFPLTMVTTTLACCESSHGRDSLERIFFVLGMLTASVVLFRLLMPGGLLRSYLASNPRGWVDRFKYVWGLLGICVPMALAGLAIAGFYYTAQILFWRLFATWAFIATVYMLRAFCFRMLLLRRRYLSMEQLRQRAAAAAATTPSTDEHTLQSVSGITTEDPKADISAQSQQAQRLITTGLFSASMVGLWLIWVGVLPALSMLDNYCVWGGTATGYAAHVPSLSASPMSMTPDRDSQESEDEKSPDRLDREQMVSNVVTISDLALAILIVIVCFVLFRNGPGLLEMSVLQQLPLDASVRYAITTLVSYAIVLVGTIAACSTIGLQWSQIQWLATALTFGLAFGLQEIFANFVAGLIILIERPIRVGDIVTVDEVTGVVSRIRIRATSITNWDRKEYVVPNKEFITGRLLNWTLSDKVNRIVIEVGVAYGSDTERARQILLQTANSHPLTLDDPASVATFEGFGDSTLKMVLKTYLASFDHRVETIHQLHTEINKAFQAEGIEIAFPQCDLHVRSFPMAQDVALRSEQIVEAQEVERAQEVEQAREAA from the coding sequence ATGCTAAATAAATTGTTGATGTGCAAAGAACATTGTTTTGGCAGCTCTTGCTCGGATAGGCTTTCGTTGGCGTTTGCGCTGTTTGTTGGTTTTTTTGTAGCTTCTTCGGCGTGGGGGGAAGGCCCCACTTTGCAGGCTGTCTCGGACGCTCAAAGCCTCTCGATTGAGCAGGTTGAACGGGCGATTGCGAAAACGAAGGAATCGAAGGATATCGACGAGGCAACTCGTAGCCAGATGCTCGACAACTTCACCGCTGCGCTCAACAATTTGAAGTCGGCTGCCGAGCATGAGGCGAAGGAGGCGACGTTGATTGCGGAAACCCAAACGGTCGCAGCCCGCTTGGAGCAACTCAAAAAGCGGCGCAGCGAACTGAAGGACAAACAACCTGCCGTCGATCCAAAGCTGACCTTAGCAGAACTCGAGCAATTGCTTCCGCAAACCGAATTGCAATTGTCTTCTCAGAAGAAGGCTCGGCAAGCCGCTGAATCCGAACTTCAACTTCGGGCTCAACGGCGGAAAGACATTCCTGCTCGCATCGTCGCGATTGGCGAACGAGTCACGAACACCGAATCTCAGTTACAGATACTCGCATCAGCAGACGCTGACGCGGGATCAGCCTCATTCGCAACGAGATTGGTGACCCGCCGACTGACTCTCGTCAAAGAACTACCCGCTCTCGAAGCTGAGCTTGCCAAATACGATGCCGAAGAATCCGCCGACCTGATTCGTTCGAAAATCGACTTGGCGAATGCTGAAATCGGTTACACCGAAAAAACAATCGCAAGCTTGCAAGCCCGAATCAATGAGGCTCGCGAGTTGGCGGCCGAAGAATCGGTACGCAAAGCCAGGTATGAAGCGATTGCAGCGGCCCCTGCGTTGCAAGCCTATGCCGAACAGAACCAAGAACTCGCCGAAAAAGCGAAACGAGTCACCGAGGATTTAGCGGCGGCCCAGCGCGATTTGAAATCGGCGGTTGAGGTTCACGAAGCACTCGTCAACCAATTTCGAGTGACTCGCAACAAGGTCGATCTGGTGGGGCTCACTAGCTCTGTCGGTACGCTGCTTCGAAAACAACGAACGAGTCTACCTGACGTGTCCGAGCGGCGTGAAGCGGTTGCGATGCGGCAGCCACTGATAAACGACATTCAGTATGAGCTACTCGAATACGAGGACCTACGCAGTGAAGTCGCCGAGCCGCAAAAATTACTGGCAACCATCGTCGAAGATTCTGGATCGATTGGTTCACTCGATCAAGCCTTGCTCGAATCTGCGGCTCAAGAATTATTGAGTCGCAAAGGCGAGTACCTCGATACGTTGATCCGAAATAGCAGCCAATACTTTCATGCTATGATTGAACTCGACTTGACCGATCAGCAAATCATTAAACAGGCTGCTGAATATGAAAATTACATCGATGAGCGAGTGTTGTGGATTCGTAGCGGTCGTAGCTTGTTATCGGGGCTGCAGTTCAATCCATCGGACGCGTGGTTGATCAGTCCCAAGAAGTGGTCGGAAGTGGGAACCGCGTTGGTCGTCGATATCCAGAAACGAATGGGCTTGTATCTGATTTGTCTCATTCCCATTGCGTTATTGTTCTTCAAGCGTCGGTCGATCCGTAGCCGAATTCGTTCGCTTGGTGAGACGACCGAGCGAGCGAATTGCAAGTCGATCACACCGACGATCCAAACGATCTTTTTGACGAACCTGGTGTCCCTTGAATGGTCTGCTTTGTTGGGATTCTTTGGTTGGAGGCTTTTCGAAAATCCCCTGCAGAGCGAGTTTGCGTCGGCGATCGGTAGCGGGTTACTGTGTGTGAGCTTGCTTTGGTTCGCCACCGAAATTCTGCGTCAAGCTTGTCGACCGATGGGGCTTGGTGAATCGCACTTTGGATGGTCCGAGCATTCGACGCGAACGCTGCGGCGAGGACTTCGCACCTTCGCCACTTTTGCATTCCCGCTGACAATGGTGACGACGACATTGGCGTGCTGTGAATCGTCTCATGGCCGTGATTCGCTCGAACGAATCTTTTTCGTCTTAGGCATGCTCACCGCATCGGTCGTTCTCTTCCGCTTGCTGATGCCCGGCGGATTGTTGCGAAGCTACTTGGCGAGCAATCCACGCGGTTGGGTCGACCGATTCAAATACGTTTGGGGGCTGCTGGGGATCTGCGTGCCGATGGCGTTAGCGGGACTTGCGATCGCAGGGTTTTATTACACGGCACAGATCCTTTTTTGGCGACTTTTTGCAACCTGGGCCTTCATCGCAACGGTCTACATGCTACGGGCATTCTGTTTCCGAATGCTGCTGCTCCGACGCCGCTATCTCAGCATGGAACAATTGCGTCAACGGGCCGCCGCGGCAGCCGCAACGACTCCATCGACTGACGAACACACACTGCAAAGTGTTTCGGGGATCACAACCGAGGACCCCAAAGCAGACATTTCGGCGCAAAGTCAACAAGCCCAGCGTCTGATTACGACCGGTTTGTTCTCTGCGTCGATGGTCGGATTGTGGTTGATATGGGTCGGAGTGCTACCGGCGCTCAGTATGCTGGACAACTATTGTGTTTGGGGAGGCACGGCAACGGGATATGCAGCGCACGTTCCGTCACTTTCTGCCTCTCCCATGTCAATGACGCCAGACCGTGATTCACAAGAAAGCGAGGATGAGAAATCGCCTGATAGACTCGACCGGGAACAAATGGTCTCTAATGTCGTCACCATCTCGGATCTAGCACTCGCAATTCTGATCGTTATCGTTTGCTTTGTATTGTTCCGAAATGGCCCTGGCCTTTTAGAAATGTCTGTCTTGCAGCAGTTGCCCCTTGATGCATCCGTAAGATACGCGATCACGACGTTGGTCAGCTATGCAATCGTACTGGTCGGCACGATCGCTGCCTGTTCAACGATTGGCCTACAGTGGTCGCAGATTCAATGGTTGGCGACGGCGTTAACCTTCGGGTTGGCGTTTGGGCTCCAAGAGATTTTTGCAAACTTTGTAGCCGGATTGATCATCTTGATTGAACGTCCCATTCGAGTCGGTGACATCGTCACGGTCGATGAAGTAACCGGGGTGGTATCGCGAATCCGTATCCGAGCGACGTCGATCACGAATTGGGACCGTAAAGAATATGTCGTTCCAAACAAAGAATTTATCACAGGTCGTTTGTTAAATTGGACGCTTTCCGACAAGGTCAACCGGATTGTCATCGAAGTGGGGGTCGCCTACGGTTCGGACACGGAGCGAGCTCGTCAAATTTTGCTGCAAACGGCAAATAGCCATCCGTTAACGCTCGACGATCCCGCGTCCGTGGCAACCTTTGAAGGGTTTGGTGACAGCACGCTCAAGATGGTGTTGAAAACCTACCTGGCTTCGTTCGATCATCGCGTGGAAACGATCCATCAATTGCATACCGAAATCAACAAAGCATTCCAAGCCGAAGGGATCGAGATCGCATTCCCACAATGCGACCTGCACGTTCGAAGTTTCCCGATGGCTCAAGACGTCGCTCTCCGCAGCGAGCAGATCGTCGAAGCCCAAGAAGTCGAGCGAGCCCAAGAAGTCGAGCAAGCCCGAGAAGCGGCGTGA
- the lhgO gene encoding L-2-hydroxyglutarate oxidase, whose amino-acid sequence MVGRSTGSKSADVVIIGAGIVGLATATELQSRDPSLSVSLVEAEDRVAVHQSGHNSGVVHSGIYYKPGSHKALTCRSGKKLLTAFCEEENIPLDRCGKVVVATCEKEITSLDKIARRATQNGVEYERIDSDQLRKLEPAVAGIAGLHVPETGIVDYATVCRAMQKRIIARGGIVRLGFRVDQIDCADGSIAIKSELGATVECRQFINCAGLQSDRILKLAGKTPQVKIVPFRGEYYELESQSESLVRNLIYPVPDPAFPFLGVHFTRMIGGGVECGPNAVLALSRHGYDWRSINAKDLVETLSYAGFRKLALSNWRMGLGEIHRSLSKRAFVRALQKLVPAITINDLKQRRSGVRAQAVAADGTLVDDFLIEETAGAIHVLNAPSPAATASLAIAKQIVDRFFLLSGQTG is encoded by the coding sequence GTGGTAGGTAGATCCACAGGGAGCAAATCCGCAGACGTCGTCATTATCGGTGCTGGCATCGTTGGGTTAGCGACCGCGACCGAGCTGCAATCTCGCGATCCGTCACTTTCGGTAAGCCTTGTCGAGGCGGAGGACCGGGTCGCGGTTCACCAGAGCGGACACAATTCAGGTGTCGTGCATTCGGGCATCTACTACAAACCGGGAAGCCATAAGGCTTTGACATGCCGTAGCGGAAAAAAACTCTTAACAGCGTTCTGCGAGGAAGAGAATATCCCACTCGATCGATGTGGGAAGGTCGTCGTCGCGACCTGCGAAAAGGAAATCACTTCCCTCGACAAAATTGCTAGGCGAGCAACGCAAAATGGCGTTGAGTATGAGCGAATCGATTCCGATCAGCTCCGCAAGTTGGAGCCTGCCGTCGCAGGCATCGCGGGGCTGCACGTCCCTGAAACCGGGATTGTCGACTACGCCACGGTTTGCCGAGCGATGCAAAAACGCATCATCGCTCGAGGAGGGATTGTGCGACTCGGTTTTCGGGTTGACCAAATCGATTGTGCCGATGGATCCATTGCGATCAAAAGCGAATTAGGGGCGACGGTCGAGTGCCGGCAATTTATCAATTGTGCGGGATTGCAGAGTGATCGAATTTTGAAGCTGGCGGGGAAAACACCGCAAGTGAAAATCGTGCCATTTCGAGGAGAGTATTACGAACTCGAATCGCAAAGCGAATCACTCGTTCGCAATCTTATCTACCCCGTCCCCGATCCAGCGTTCCCATTTCTGGGCGTCCACTTTACAAGAATGATTGGTGGTGGGGTTGAGTGTGGGCCCAATGCGGTCTTGGCATTGTCACGGCACGGTTATGATTGGAGATCGATCAATGCGAAAGACCTCGTCGAAACGCTGAGCTACGCCGGCTTTCGAAAGCTGGCTCTTTCGAATTGGCGGATGGGACTTGGGGAAATACATCGCTCACTATCAAAACGGGCATTTGTCAGAGCGCTTCAGAAGCTCGTTCCAGCGATCACAATCAATGATTTGAAGCAGAGACGTTCAGGAGTGCGTGCTCAAGCTGTTGCGGCCGATGGAACCTTGGTTGACGATTTTCTGATTGAAGAAACCGCCGGTGCCATTCACGTGCTCAACGCACCTTCACCCGCAGCGACGGCGTCCTTGGCCATCGCAAAACAGATTGTCGATCGTTTCTTCCTTTTGTCTGGGCAAACCGGCTAA
- a CDS encoding ABC transporter permease, with amino-acid sequence MSDEPNPQRSTTSLKIVDLEIHVSDRTLIAQTNVEIAAGKITVIVGGSGAGKSVLLRTLAGLLPSAGDTIRWTGRIEFGSDHHSRQTNSFANHRVGIVFQQFALFDELTPIENVQFAIDHRTDRKKPKLQSAGEWLDELGVPKWAPVSGLSGGQKQRLAIARTLAADPDVLLYDEPTSGLDAASGRKVAELIRQTQTSHRRTSIVVTHDYDTLLPIADEVLLLDSIEQRLIAVPQQEWGKIPERMQPVQVGGRDRSDDAKNTIVTRVIETTKQYVDSFFVVTGSAIVAAVRLPAQLWPAVPNLRWGLRFVLHYFRLVGGPSAWVYVILAGLIIGFTSTYFTFRFLPFRSYTQPLLIDELLASIGFALYRILVPILATILIAARCGAAVSADVGVKRYGGQVDALKTLGVPPRAYLLLPIVIAFVVATPMLEWMAYRAATMMSLFTFVSNHPEIGPYYWQQHFFRNLTSTQSRLFIGWGWVLGKNVLCGFGTAAIAYYRGMSKKDSASEVSRAITSTVLWTTLYVLVVHFIVALFEF; translated from the coding sequence GTGAGTGACGAACCAAACCCACAGCGATCGACGACATCGCTGAAGATCGTCGACCTGGAGATTCACGTCAGTGATCGGACGCTGATTGCTCAAACGAACGTCGAGATTGCGGCGGGGAAAATCACGGTCATCGTCGGTGGAAGTGGTGCCGGAAAGTCGGTGCTGCTTCGGACGTTGGCCGGATTGCTACCGTCCGCTGGTGACACCATTCGCTGGACCGGTCGAATCGAATTCGGGTCGGATCACCATTCCAGGCAAACGAATTCGTTCGCCAACCACCGCGTGGGGATCGTGTTTCAGCAGTTCGCACTCTTTGACGAATTGACACCGATCGAAAATGTTCAATTTGCAATCGATCATCGCACGGATCGGAAGAAACCGAAGTTGCAATCGGCGGGCGAGTGGCTGGATGAGCTGGGCGTTCCTAAATGGGCACCGGTGTCAGGTTTGAGTGGTGGCCAAAAACAAAGACTTGCGATCGCGCGCACGCTTGCTGCCGATCCCGATGTGCTGCTCTACGATGAGCCTACTAGCGGGCTCGATGCGGCAAGTGGACGTAAAGTGGCGGAACTGATTCGGCAAACCCAAACGTCACATCGCCGAACAAGTATCGTCGTGACGCATGACTACGACACGCTACTACCCATCGCTGATGAAGTGCTGCTGCTCGATTCCATCGAGCAACGCTTGATCGCTGTTCCCCAACAGGAATGGGGAAAAATCCCCGAGCGGATGCAGCCGGTGCAAGTTGGCGGTCGAGATCGCTCGGACGATGCCAAGAATACGATCGTGACTCGAGTGATTGAGACGACGAAGCAGTACGTCGATAGCTTTTTCGTTGTGACCGGATCGGCAATCGTAGCGGCGGTGCGGTTACCAGCGCAGTTGTGGCCAGCGGTTCCCAATTTACGCTGGGGACTACGGTTTGTGTTGCACTATTTTCGGCTCGTCGGTGGACCGTCTGCGTGGGTCTATGTGATCTTGGCCGGGTTGATCATCGGGTTTACCAGTACCTATTTCACCTTTCGTTTTTTGCCATTTCGATCTTACACTCAGCCGTTATTGATCGACGAATTGTTGGCCTCGATCGGTTTCGCGTTGTACCGGATTTTGGTGCCAATTTTGGCTACGATTTTGATAGCGGCACGTTGTGGTGCGGCCGTGTCAGCGGACGTGGGGGTAAAGCGTTACGGCGGACAGGTCGATGCGCTGAAAACATTGGGCGTGCCGCCGCGAGCCTATTTGCTGTTGCCGATCGTGATTGCGTTTGTGGTCGCCACGCCGATGCTAGAGTGGATGGCGTACCGTGCGGCAACCATGATGAGTTTGTTTACGTTCGTGTCGAATCATCCCGAGATCGGGCCGTATTATTGGCAGCAGCATTTCTTTCGAAACCTGACAAGTACGCAAAGCCGTTTGTTTATCGGTTGGGGATGGGTGCTCGGGAAAAACGTGCTTTGTGGCTTCGGGACCGCGGCAATCGCTTATTACCGAGGCATGTCAAAAAAGGATTCCGCCAGCGAGGTGAGCCGAGCGATTACTTCAACCGTCTTATGGACGACCTTGTATGTATTGGTCGTACATTTTATCGTAGCGTTATTCGAGTTTTGA